Proteins encoded together in one Psychrobacter sp. 28M-43 window:
- a CDS encoding DUF547 domain-containing protein, producing the protein MSVFNFSAKTFFAQPVIATTILLASVAAHADFNHQSWDSLLNKHVTMTNGGKASVVNYAGMKADQSKLTNYLEATSKVSQSEFNRWSKNEQLAFLINVYNAGTVDLVLTKYPNVKSIKDIGGLFGSPWKQEFVSLLGKTRSLDDIEHNLIRGSKRYNDPRIHFAVNCASIGCPALQDDAFTGKRLDSQLEQATSKFLADSSRNSLKGDTLRVSPIFKWYKEDFATNWRGTKDLAGFLGRYSSSLGLSKAQTANLKQGKIKISYTDYNWNLNKK; encoded by the coding sequence ATGTCAGTATTTAACTTTTCAGCGAAGACGTTTTTCGCCCAACCAGTGATTGCCACGACTATTTTATTAGCAAGCGTGGCTGCTCATGCTGACTTCAACCATCAGAGCTGGGATAGCTTATTAAATAAGCATGTAACTATGACCAACGGTGGCAAAGCTTCAGTGGTCAATTATGCTGGCATGAAAGCAGATCAAAGTAAGTTGACAAACTATCTGGAAGCGACAAGCAAGGTATCTCAATCAGAGTTCAATCGTTGGAGTAAAAACGAGCAGTTGGCATTTTTAATCAACGTTTATAACGCTGGTACGGTTGATTTGGTATTGACGAAATATCCAAACGTTAAATCTATCAAAGATATCGGCGGACTGTTTGGGTCACCATGGAAGCAAGAGTTTGTTTCGCTACTCGGTAAGACGCGCTCACTTGATGATATCGAGCACAATCTGATTCGTGGTTCTAAACGTTACAACGATCCGCGCATTCACTTTGCGGTCAATTGTGCCAGTATTGGTTGCCCTGCATTGCAAGATGATGCCTTTACTGGCAAGCGTTTAGACAGTCAACTAGAGCAGGCAACCTCTAAGTTTTTAGCAGACAGTAGCCGTAACAGTCTCAAAGGCGATACGCTAAGAGTGTCACCAATTTTTAAATGGTATAAAGAAGATTTTGCAACCAACTGGCGCGGCACAAAAGATTTAGCAGGGTTTCTAGGTCGTTATAGCTCGTCATTAGGATTGAGTAAAGCTCAGACAGCGAATCTCAAACAAGGCAAGATAAAAATAAGCTATACCGACTACAACTGGAATTTGAATAAAAAATAA
- the arsS gene encoding arsenosugar biosynthesis radical SAM (seleno)protein ArsS (Some members of this family are selenoproteins.) produces MRLTIELLEHTDFPAIKRRQLTILQVNMGYLCNMSCVHCHVAASPYRTEMMSRELVELIPEVLQAQNIDTLDLTGGAPEMHEDFKYLVTAARALGIKVIDRCNLTILMEEGYEDMAQFLADNQVEVVASLPCYSLENVDKQRGKGAFDDSILGLQKLNSLGYGKSNSDLTLNLVFNPQGATLPPNQQQLEADYKRELKAHFDIEFNHLFALTNMPIQRFGAVLLAKDQFHPYMDLLKANYMAANLTEVMCRSTISVNWLGELFDCDFNQQLEIPVPNKSRRHLSDLLTQNPSGDDIAIADHCYGCTAGQGSSCGGALEEETVEPVLVDTP; encoded by the coding sequence ATGAGATTAACTATCGAGCTACTTGAGCATACTGATTTTCCAGCGATAAAACGACGTCAATTGACGATATTACAAGTCAATATGGGCTACTTATGCAATATGTCCTGCGTGCACTGTCATGTGGCTGCAAGCCCTTATCGTACTGAAATGATGTCACGTGAGTTGGTTGAGCTGATACCAGAGGTATTACAAGCACAAAACATCGATACGCTTGATTTGACGGGCGGTGCGCCTGAAATGCATGAGGATTTTAAGTATTTGGTCACGGCCGCTCGGGCATTAGGTATTAAAGTAATAGACCGTTGTAATCTGACTATCCTTATGGAAGAGGGTTATGAGGATATGGCGCAGTTTTTAGCAGACAACCAAGTTGAAGTAGTGGCGTCTTTGCCTTGTTATTCTTTAGAAAACGTGGATAAACAGCGCGGTAAAGGCGCGTTTGACGACAGTATATTGGGATTGCAAAAGCTCAACAGCTTGGGGTATGGCAAGTCTAATTCTGATTTAACATTAAACTTGGTCTTCAATCCGCAAGGTGCGACGCTACCGCCCAATCAACAACAGCTTGAAGCCGACTATAAGCGGGAGCTAAAAGCGCACTTTGATATCGAGTTTAATCATCTGTTTGCCCTAACCAATATGCCGATTCAGCGTTTTGGGGCGGTGCTATTGGCAAAAGACCAGTTCCACCCGTATATGGATTTGCTCAAAGCTAATTATATGGCTGCTAATTTGACCGAGGTCATGTGCCGTTCGACCATTAGTGTCAACTGGTTGGGTGAGCTGTTTGATTGTGATTTCAATCAGCAGTTAGAGATACCTGTCCCCAACAAGTCACGGCGACACCTAAGTGATTTGTTAACGCAAAATCCGTCCGGTGATGACATTGCCATTGCTGACCACTGCTATGGCTGTACAGCAGGACAGGGCAGTAGTTGTGGCGGCGCGTTAGAAGAAGAGACGGTAGAGCCAGTGCTAGTAGACACGCCTTAG
- a CDS encoding TAXI family TRAP transporter solute-binding subunit: protein MLNSLKSPLLLSAMLSAALGLTACSSPSSESSDTASADSAAADTAADKLDTKFLTIATGGASGPYNIIGTSLSEVYVKTFGVNSKTQTTGASVENVNLLTQGKVDMVLALSDVVTDAVEGKNNFEQPITNIQQIAVLYPNVVQIVTSKKSGIKNIEDLRGKRIAVGDQGSGTEVNARTLLEGFGITYDDVTVDYLGFAEAADGMKAGKIEAAFFSSGLPNSSLMELEQGLDLQIVTINQDKLKEIIATKPYFKTFEIPAGTYGNETAVPTAAIMNALLVSSDLSEADGYKLTKALFDNLDGLKTAHQAANDISLETARDGMVAPIHPGAKKYYDEQAAK, encoded by the coding sequence ATGCTTAATTCTTTAAAATCCCCATTACTTTTGTCAGCTATGCTGAGTGCTGCGTTAGGTTTGACTGCATGCTCATCTCCGAGCTCAGAGAGCAGTGATACTGCATCTGCAGATAGCGCGGCAGCAGATACTGCAGCAGATAAGCTTGATACTAAGTTTTTGACCATCGCTACTGGCGGCGCGTCTGGCCCTTACAATATCATTGGTACCTCATTGTCTGAAGTCTATGTCAAAACTTTTGGCGTAAACTCAAAAACTCAAACCACTGGCGCATCAGTCGAAAACGTCAATCTATTGACCCAAGGCAAGGTCGACATGGTCTTGGCACTGAGTGACGTGGTGACGGATGCTGTCGAAGGTAAAAACAACTTTGAGCAGCCAATTACTAACATTCAACAGATTGCTGTTTTGTACCCTAATGTGGTGCAAATCGTAACCTCGAAAAAATCTGGTATCAAAAACATTGAAGATTTACGAGGCAAGCGCATCGCGGTAGGCGATCAAGGTTCTGGTACAGAAGTCAACGCTCGTACTTTACTTGAAGGGTTTGGTATTACGTATGATGATGTCACCGTTGATTATCTAGGCTTTGCTGAAGCTGCTGATGGTATGAAAGCAGGTAAGATTGAAGCGGCATTCTTTAGTAGTGGCCTACCAAACTCATCTTTGATGGAGTTAGAGCAAGGTTTAGATTTACAGATTGTCACTATCAACCAAGACAAGCTAAAAGAAATCATCGCGACCAAGCCTTATTTCAAAACCTTTGAGATTCCTGCTGGCACTTATGGCAACGAAACAGCCGTACCAACTGCAGCAATCATGAATGCATTATTGGTTAGCTCTGATCTGTCTGAAGCGGATGGTTATAAATTAACCAAAGCATTGTTTGATAATTTAGATGGTCTAAAAACAGCTCACCAAGCGGCCAATGATATCAGTTTAGAAACCGCTCGTGATGGCATGGTAGCCCCAATCCATCCTGGAGCTAAAAAGTACTATGACGAACAAGCAGCCAAGTAA
- a CDS encoding FAD-dependent oxidoreductase encodes MTKFSPKKTLLLAGAGHAHIGMLRRLSAARLKDADTIDADIHLISEQPQTIYSGMLPGWMAGHYQLHDISIDIKSLCVRAGVRFIQQSLVQVNAASNKVVTTGDKQTDFDYDVLSLNTGADTDMRWLRDHKDQNDYRSDSDDRDANTDVIAIRPLSTFITQWQRILKDAQSSEKYQLAIIGAGAAAIELVMAAQVALRNINRNHQVTLVCGENLLSGFNSSFRQRVIKQLHRHDITIIRERATDYRDGKLSTTHKSLPINAVIAATGVIGSAWTASTDLEIEGDGFIAVNDKQQSVSHPNVFAVGDVATRVDKYVAHSGVHSVHGGAVEADNLMAYLKESVMKSYQPKSRTLYLLSCGDKYAIGSWGNVNLQGRWVWHLKKYIDKRFIEADKD; translated from the coding sequence ATGACAAAATTTTCACCGAAAAAGACATTATTATTGGCAGGCGCAGGTCATGCTCACATTGGTATGTTACGCCGACTTAGCGCAGCGCGTTTAAAAGATGCCGATACGATAGATGCGGATATTCACTTAATTAGTGAGCAACCGCAAACTATTTATTCTGGCATGTTACCGGGATGGATGGCAGGGCATTATCAGCTGCATGATATTAGTATCGATATCAAATCGCTTTGTGTGCGGGCAGGCGTGCGCTTTATTCAGCAGTCGCTTGTACAAGTAAACGCAGCGTCAAACAAGGTGGTTACGACTGGCGATAAACAAACGGATTTTGATTACGATGTGTTGTCTTTAAATACTGGGGCAGATACAGACATGCGTTGGCTACGTGACCATAAAGACCAGAATGACTATAGAAGCGATAGTGATGATAGAGATGCTAATACTGACGTGATTGCCATACGACCGTTATCAACATTTATCACCCAATGGCAGCGGATTTTGAAGGATGCCCAGTCATCTGAAAAGTATCAATTAGCTATTATTGGGGCAGGTGCAGCGGCCATAGAGTTGGTCATGGCAGCCCAAGTCGCGCTACGGAACATCAATCGTAATCATCAGGTGACATTAGTATGCGGTGAGAATCTATTGTCAGGGTTTAATTCGAGCTTTCGACAGCGGGTTATTAAGCAGTTACATCGTCATGACATTACGATAATTCGAGAACGAGCGACCGATTATCGTGATGGTAAATTATCGACCACTCATAAATCATTGCCCATAAATGCTGTCATCGCTGCGACTGGTGTCATAGGCTCGGCATGGACAGCTTCTACGGATTTGGAAATCGAAGGTGATGGGTTTATCGCGGTAAACGATAAGCAACAGAGTGTCTCTCATCCTAACGTGTTTGCCGTTGGTGATGTAGCGACACGAGTCGATAAGTATGTGGCGCACTCAGGGGTTCACTCAGTACATGGCGGTGCTGTCGAAGCTGATAATTTAATGGCCTATCTGAAAGAGAGCGTAATGAAGAGTTATCAGCCAAAATCACGTACGCTATATCTGCTATCTTGCGGTGATAAATACGCCATTGGTAGTTGGGGTAATGTAAACCTACAAGGCCGCTGGGTATGGCATCTCAAGAAGTATATCGATAAGCGATTCATCGAAGCTGATAAGGACTAA
- the dapD gene encoding 2,3,4,5-tetrahydropyridine-2,6-dicarboxylate N-succinyltransferase, translating into MSLQQTIEQAFENRNEYSPANMPQDVRDAINQVLEQLDNGSLRVAEKKDGEWVVNQWAKKAVLLSFRLNDNYVQAAGEHVQFYDKVPTKFANWTEAQFKEAGVRVVPPAVARRGSFIAAGAVLMPSYVNIGAYVDQGAMVDTWATVGSCAQIGKNVHLSGGVGIGGVLEPLQANPTIIEDNCFIGARSEIVEGVIVEEGAVISMGVYIGQSTRIYDRETGEIHRGRVPAGSVVVPGSLPSEDGTHSLYAAIIVKKVDAQTRAKTSVNELLRLA; encoded by the coding sequence ATGTCATTACAACAAACCATCGAACAAGCATTTGAAAATCGCAACGAATACAGCCCAGCCAATATGCCACAAGACGTGCGCGATGCTATCAACCAAGTACTTGAGCAACTAGATAACGGTAGCCTGCGCGTAGCAGAAAAGAAAGATGGCGAATGGGTTGTCAATCAGTGGGCCAAAAAAGCCGTATTATTGTCTTTCCGCCTAAACGACAACTATGTCCAAGCTGCTGGCGAACATGTACAGTTCTATGACAAAGTACCGACTAAGTTTGCTAACTGGACAGAAGCACAGTTTAAAGAAGCAGGCGTACGCGTTGTACCACCAGCTGTCGCTCGTAGAGGTTCATTCATCGCAGCAGGCGCAGTATTGATGCCGTCATACGTCAACATCGGCGCCTATGTCGATCAAGGCGCGATGGTTGATACATGGGCGACTGTTGGTTCATGTGCTCAAATCGGTAAAAACGTGCATCTGTCAGGCGGCGTTGGCATCGGCGGCGTATTAGAGCCATTGCAAGCAAACCCTACTATCATCGAAGACAACTGCTTCATCGGTGCACGTTCTGAAATCGTTGAAGGCGTTATCGTTGAAGAAGGCGCGGTCATCTCTATGGGTGTCTATATCGGTCAATCAACGCGCATCTATGATCGCGAGACTGGCGAGATTCATCGTGGCCGTGTACCAGCAGGTTCTGTTGTTGTACCAGGTAGCTTACCGTCAGAAGATGGCACGCACAGCTTGTACGCTGCTATCATCGTGAAAAAAGTTGATGCGCAAACTCGTGCAAAAACATCAGTAAACGAGCTATTACGCCTAGCCTAA
- the queE gene encoding 7-carboxy-7-deazaguanine synthase QueE, with the protein MSESSLRTAAIPVTDPEAGLRLTEIFYSLQGEAITSGLPTIFVRLTGCPLRCVYCDTEYAFTGGERQSLETIIETIKGYPCKRICLTGGEPLAQPNAIELMKRLLSDGYEISLETAGALTVENVPAAVSKVMDLKTPSSGEVDKNLWSNLDYLTQHDQIKFVIMNRTDYDWAKAKFTEYKLNELVGTVWFSPMFNVADDIDEQLSPEVPVLARELAEWMLADALPVRFQLQLHKIIWADAKGK; encoded by the coding sequence ATGAGTGAATCATCATTACGCACCGCCGCTATCCCTGTCACTGACCCTGAAGCAGGGTTACGTCTGACTGAGATTTTTTATTCCTTACAAGGTGAGGCGATCACCTCAGGCTTGCCGACGATATTTGTGCGTCTAACGGGCTGTCCACTGCGCTGCGTCTATTGTGATACTGAATATGCTTTTACTGGCGGCGAACGTCAATCATTAGAAACCATCATAGAAACTATCAAAGGTTATCCGTGCAAGCGTATCTGTCTGACGGGCGGTGAGCCGTTAGCACAGCCAAATGCCATTGAACTGATGAAACGTTTGCTGAGCGATGGGTATGAGATATCCCTTGAGACTGCAGGCGCGCTCACGGTAGAAAACGTGCCAGCAGCAGTCAGTAAGGTAATGGATCTCAAAACGCCAAGCTCAGGCGAAGTCGATAAAAATCTATGGTCAAACCTCGACTATCTCACTCAGCATGATCAAATCAAGTTTGTCATTATGAATCGTACAGATTACGACTGGGCAAAAGCTAAATTTACCGAGTATAAGCTAAACGAACTGGTCGGCACGGTGTGGTTCTCTCCGATGTTTAACGTCGCAGATGATATCGATGAACAGCTCAGCCCCGAGGTACCTGTATTGGCGCGAGAGCTGGCAGAATGGATGTTGGCTGATGCCTTACCAGTTCGTTTTCAGCTGCAATTGCATAAGATCATTTGGGCAGATGCCAAAGGCAAGTAA
- a CDS encoding TIGR04282 family arsenosugar biosynthesis glycosyltransferase: MTADLSARQQDTCILLFAKYPAPNKAKTRLQPALGVDGAARMARQLLLHSIEQAVDTGFAVELCVSPAPTDPCWQALDLPESLRWSTQANGDLGLRMLIASQQALQRFKKVVLIGADCPSLTTARIQTAVQQLNQHDTVMIPAADGGYVLLGFREIDDSLFSDIVWSTPSVAAVTKQRMAALDWTLTLFDPLHDIDEPKDLVHLPSSWLDSQLNIRVDND; this comes from the coding sequence GTGACAGCTGATTTATCTGCAAGACAGCAAGATACCTGCATCCTTCTGTTTGCAAAGTATCCAGCGCCCAATAAGGCAAAAACCCGTTTGCAGCCAGCGCTAGGAGTAGATGGCGCTGCACGTATGGCAAGGCAACTATTATTGCACAGTATTGAGCAGGCCGTTGATACGGGCTTTGCCGTTGAGTTATGTGTGAGTCCAGCACCAACAGATCCATGTTGGCAGGCGCTTGATTTGCCTGAATCGTTGCGTTGGTCTACGCAGGCCAATGGTGATTTGGGTTTGCGTATGTTGATAGCCAGTCAGCAAGCATTGCAACGTTTTAAAAAGGTTGTCTTAATTGGTGCGGACTGTCCTAGTCTTACGACAGCACGTATTCAGACAGCGGTACAGCAGCTAAATCAACACGATACGGTTATGATTCCAGCAGCTGATGGTGGTTATGTGTTGTTAGGGTTTAGAGAGATTGATGACAGCCTGTTTTCGGACATTGTTTGGAGTACACCTAGTGTTGCTGCTGTCACTAAGCAGCGCATGGCAGCACTAGACTGGACACTTACACTATTTGACCCTTTACATGATATTGATGAGCCTAAAGATCTAGTGCATTTACCGTCAAGCTGGCTAGATTCCCAACTCAATATCAGAGTCGATAACGACTGA
- a CDS encoding methyltransferase domain-containing protein, translating to MHDVVQNYYGKELQSTDDLKTSACCDISNMPEWLKPLLANIHDEVLNRYYGCGLVCPALLEGCRILDLGSGSGRDVYALAQLVGESGHVVGVDMTDEQLAVARQHQAYHVDKFGYDNVTFLHGYIEKLDELDLEANSFDIIVSNCVINLSPDKAAVMASVQRLLKPGGEFYFSDVYADRRIPQHLTDDPVLYGECLSGALYWKDFTRLSRDAGFLDVRLVEDRPLEITDPALAAKIGDIQFFSATYRLFKIASLEDACEDHGQAVIYKGTIEQSPHRFDLDKHHAIEVGRVFPVCGNTFRMLQESRFAPHFEFIGDESRHYGIFAGCGELMPFNQPMMLASGAGGCC from the coding sequence ATGCATGACGTCGTGCAAAATTACTATGGAAAAGAGTTACAGAGTACCGATGATTTAAAGACTTCGGCTTGTTGTGATATCAGCAATATGCCTGAGTGGCTCAAGCCATTACTCGCAAATATTCACGATGAAGTATTGAATCGCTATTACGGCTGTGGTCTGGTGTGTCCAGCACTGCTTGAAGGCTGCCGAATTTTAGACTTGGGTAGTGGCTCAGGCCGAGATGTCTATGCACTAGCACAATTGGTTGGTGAGAGTGGGCACGTAGTCGGTGTTGATATGACCGATGAGCAGCTAGCCGTGGCCAGACAGCATCAAGCCTACCATGTCGATAAGTTCGGCTATGACAATGTGACATTTTTGCACGGCTATATCGAGAAACTAGATGAACTAGACCTTGAGGCTAATAGCTTCGATATTATCGTCTCAAACTGCGTTATCAATCTATCACCAGATAAAGCCGCGGTTATGGCCAGTGTGCAGCGTTTACTGAAACCTGGTGGGGAGTTTTATTTTTCTGACGTCTATGCCGATCGCCGTATCCCGCAACACTTAACCGATGACCCAGTCTTATATGGTGAATGTTTGAGCGGCGCATTGTATTGGAAGGACTTTACCCGTTTGTCACGAGATGCAGGATTCTTAGACGTACGTTTGGTTGAAGATCGCCCACTTGAGATTACAGATCCCGCTTTGGCAGCTAAAATTGGTGATATTCAGTTTTTCTCTGCGACTTACCGTTTGTTTAAGATAGCGTCGCTTGAGGATGCTTGCGAAGATCACGGACAAGCGGTGATATATAAAGGAACTATCGAGCAGTCCCCGCATCGGTTTGATTTAGATAAACATCATGCTATCGAAGTTGGTCGGGTATTTCCAGTATGTGGCAATACATTTAGAATGCTACAAGAATCACGCTTTGCGCCGCACTTTGAGTTTATCGGTGATGAAAGTCGCCACTACGGTATTTTTGCAGGTTGCGGTGAATTAATGCCATTTAATCAACCTATGATGCTGGCATCTGGTGCAGGTGGTTGTTGCTAA
- the mtnP gene encoding S-methyl-5'-thioadenosine phosphorylase — MTIPHTEVLATLSADIAIIGGSGLYQMSSLTNKRSVTIQTPYGSPSDDIVLGELEGVTVAFLTRHGQGHRLTPSEVPYRANIYALKTLEVRYIISVSAVGSLQAHLKPLDMVIPDQMIDMTKQRASTFFGEGAVAHVSMADPLCPVLADILTRAYDQANIVEGSSHFKATYVCIEGPQFSTRAESEWYRQMQADIIGMTNMPEAKLAREASIAYATLALVTDFDCWHPTEEAVSADYAIQNLMKNADNAQKVIKEAVALIAAELPDSIAHNALAQALVTPIDAMDEHTKIRLAALLT, encoded by the coding sequence ATGACAATACCTCACACGGAAGTACTGGCAACGTTATCTGCTGATATTGCTATCATCGGTGGCAGCGGTCTCTACCAAATGTCATCGCTGACCAACAAACGCAGTGTGACAATACAGACGCCTTATGGCAGTCCATCTGATGATATTGTCTTAGGTGAGCTTGAGGGAGTGACAGTTGCATTTCTAACACGGCATGGTCAGGGCCACAGACTAACCCCGTCTGAAGTGCCTTATCGAGCCAATATCTATGCGCTAAAAACGCTTGAGGTACGCTATATTATATCCGTATCAGCAGTTGGCTCATTGCAAGCGCATCTTAAGCCATTAGACATGGTCATTCCAGATCAAATGATTGATATGACTAAGCAGCGAGCGAGTACTTTCTTTGGCGAAGGTGCCGTCGCTCATGTGTCGATGGCAGACCCACTATGCCCTGTCCTAGCAGACATCTTGACGCGCGCTTATGACCAAGCAAATATTGTAGAAGGTAGCAGTCATTTTAAGGCAACTTATGTCTGTATCGAAGGGCCTCAATTCTCAACTCGGGCAGAGTCAGAATGGTATCGTCAGATGCAGGCAGATATTATTGGCATGACCAATATGCCAGAAGCCAAATTGGCACGTGAAGCCAGTATTGCTTATGCCACGTTAGCTCTGGTGACAGACTTCGACTGTTGGCATCCAACGGAAGAAGCCGTCAGTGCCGACTATGCTATACAGAACCTAATGAAAAATGCGGACAATGCTCAAAAAGTGATTAAAGAAGCCGTTGCTTTAATTGCCGCTGAACTGCCTGACTCAATCGCCCACAATGCCCTCGCGCAAGCATTGGTCACACCTATAGATGCGATGGACGAGCATACCAAGATTAGACTGGCCGCCTTGCTAACGTAA
- a CDS encoding TIGR04283 family arsenosugar biosynthesis glycosyltransferase, producing the protein MNLSIIVPLLNEADNLPELMAHIVHLDPAPQQVILVDGGSVDGSVAIADSVLKSIETAQSAIDWHIIESTVGRAQQMNAGTMLATGDVLLFLHADTELPVDAIDNVQQAIAQYDWGRFDVRLDSREPLLKIVGLMINQRSRLMGIATGDQAIFIKKSVFEQIGGYPDQPLMEDIELCKRLKRIARPACLKTKVTTSARRWQQHGTWRTIFLMWHLRFDYWRGISPNVLKQRYYN; encoded by the coding sequence TTGAACCTATCAATTATTGTTCCATTATTAAATGAAGCGGACAACTTGCCTGAGCTTATGGCTCATATTGTCCATCTCGATCCAGCACCGCAGCAAGTGATATTGGTCGATGGTGGTTCAGTGGATGGTTCGGTTGCTATCGCCGACAGTGTGCTCAAAAGTATAGAGACTGCTCAATCAGCTATTGATTGGCATATTATCGAATCTACCGTAGGACGTGCACAGCAAATGAATGCGGGCACTATGTTGGCAACAGGTGACGTTCTGCTATTTTTACATGCTGATACCGAGCTGCCAGTTGACGCGATAGATAACGTTCAGCAGGCAATAGCTCAGTACGATTGGGGACGTTTTGATGTCCGTTTAGATAGTCGTGAGCCATTGTTAAAAATCGTCGGATTAATGATAAATCAACGCTCGCGCTTAATGGGTATAGCCACTGGCGATCAAGCAATATTTATCAAAAAGTCTGTGTTCGAGCAGATTGGTGGCTATCCTGATCAGCCATTGATGGAAGATATCGAACTATGTAAGCGGCTCAAGCGTATTGCTCGACCGGCTTGTCTAAAAACTAAAGTCACGACCTCAGCGCGGCGTTGGCAGCAGCATGGTACATGGCGGACTATTTTCTTGATGTGGCATTTGCGCTTTGATTATTGGCGCGGTATATCGCCTAATGTTTTAAAGCAACGCTACTATAATTAG
- a CDS encoding alpha/beta fold hydrolase — MSTNIDTSNDHILSSDNIHYLHHDFFEPSSKDVEISATLLIVHGMAEHSGRYSDFAQFLADNGIAVATYDHLGHGQTIKTEADLGFFGEEHPVQSLLKDVIVMADSLKDRHPDVPHFVMGHSMGSFIVRNVLKHHAHNFTGAILMGSADANPLAKVLLPINKLLARVAPRQPNTVFAKVMNKVLNSQLPDRNSSSQFAWLSENTANIEAYEADPKTGFDFTNNGFMTLFTLMDTGLNKNWATTIAKNFPMLFISGEDDPIGEMGRGIRRVVTRLDKRHFSHVDIQLYPNMRHEVLHEKDKQTVYQDILEWIETNTTDD; from the coding sequence ATGAGTACCAACATCGATACCAGTAACGATCACATTTTGTCTTCTGACAATATTCACTACTTGCACCATGATTTTTTTGAACCAAGTAGCAAAGACGTCGAGATTAGCGCGACTTTACTGATTGTGCATGGCATGGCAGAACACAGCGGTCGCTATAGCGATTTTGCACAGTTTTTGGCAGACAATGGTATCGCTGTGGCGACTTATGACCATTTGGGTCATGGACAGACTATCAAGACTGAGGCCGATCTTGGGTTTTTTGGTGAAGAGCATCCGGTACAGTCACTTTTGAAAGACGTGATTGTGATGGCCGATAGCCTAAAAGACCGTCATCCAGACGTCCCACATTTTGTGATGGGTCACTCGATGGGCTCATTTATCGTGCGCAATGTACTTAAACATCATGCGCATAATTTCACAGGCGCCATTCTAATGGGTTCCGCAGACGCCAACCCACTGGCTAAGGTTTTATTACCTATTAACAAGCTACTGGCCAGAGTAGCCCCAAGACAACCGAATACAGTTTTCGCCAAGGTGATGAACAAAGTCCTTAACAGCCAACTACCTGATCGTAATTCGTCCTCACAGTTTGCGTGGCTCAGTGAAAATACCGCAAACATTGAAGCCTATGAAGCCGATCCTAAGACTGGTTTTGACTTTACCAATAATGGCTTTATGACATTGTTTACGCTCATGGATACTGGACTGAATAAAAACTGGGCTACTACTATTGCCAAAAACTTCCCGATGCTGTTTATTAGCGGTGAAGATGATCCGATTGGTGAAATGGGTCGCGGTATACGTAGGGTTGTCACGCGTCTGGACAAGCGTCATTTCAGTCATGTCGATATTCAGCTGTATCCTAATATGCGTCATGAAGTGCTGCACGAAAAGGATAAACAGACTGTGTATCAAGATATTTTAGAGTGGATAGAGACCAACACGACAGACGATTAA